Sequence from the Sphingobacteriaceae bacterium GW460-11-11-14-LB5 genome:
TTTCTATCTTTGCAGTCCTTACAACATCCTAACTGCGGAAGTGGCGTAATTGGTAGCCGCACCAGACTTAGGATCTGGCGCTTCACGGCGTGGGGGTTCGAGTCCCTTCTTCCGCACAACAAGATAAAGGCCGTTCCGATTTAAACATCGGAACGGTTTTGTTTTTAAAAACATTGATTAATAAAAATTGATGTGCGGTGTCGGTTGTGGCGATATATGGTTTTTTCTCAAATCTCATATCGCAATTCTCCCGTCTAAAGTACATCTTACTATATCTCATAAAAATGAATATTACACAGGAAAAAACCGGCAACTTAAATGCTGTTGTAAAAATCAAAATCGCACCTGCTGATTACTCTGGAAAAGTAGAGAAAGCCATTAAAGATCAAGCTAAAAAAGCACAATTACCTGGTTTCCGTAAAGGAATGGTTCCTGCTGCCCACATTAAAAAAATGTATGGCAAAAGTATCCTGGTAGAAGAGGTTAACAACTTGTTGAACGATACCTTATCTAACTACATCGCAGAGCAAAAATTAGAAATTTTAGGTCAACCACTTCCTAAAATGGACGATGAACGCGAATTTAAATGGGATAATACAGATGATTTCGAATTTGATTATGAGTTAGGTTTAGCGCCTGCTTTTGATGTAAATCTTTCATCTAAAGATAAATTTACCGAATACGTAATTAAAGCTGATAAAGAAACTTTAGAAAGCCGTATCAAAAATATCCGTCGCAGCTATGGTAAAATGACTAATCCTGAAGTTTCGGCTGATGATGATGTGCTTTATACCGAACTTACTCAGGTAGCTGCAGATGGTACTGCTGTTGAAGGCGGTATTACCAGCACAGCAACTATTCGTTTAGATCAGATTAAAGATAAAAAAATCCTTAAATCGTTGATCGGTTTAAAGAAAGATGATGAAGTTACCATCGATATCCAGAAAGCATTAGAAGATGCTGCGGTAATTGCTAAAGCTTTAAACATTTCGGAGGAAGAAGCAGCTGAATTAAAAGCAAACTTTAAACTTCACGTTAAAAACGTGAACCGTTTAGAAGAGTCTGACTTAAACCAGGAGTTTTTTGATAAATTATTTGGTGAAGGTACGGTAACTGACGAAGCGGGTTTCAGAGCGAAAATTACGGAGGAAGTAGAAAGTATGTTTAAACAAGATGCAGAACGTAAATTATCGAACGATATTTATGAAGCACTTTTAGCTAAACACACTTTCGAATTGCCTGATGAGTTTTTACGTCGCTGGTTAAAAGCCACAAACGAAAAACTGACTGATGAGGAATTGACAGAAGGTTACGATGATTTCGCTAAAAACCTGAAATGGACTTTAATCGAAAACAAAATCATTAAAGATAACAGCATCGAAATTAAATATGAGGATGTAGTTCAGGCAGCTAAAGCGAAATTAGATGCTCAATTCAGAATGTACAGCCCAAGCCCACTTCCTGAAGATCAGCTGGCTCAATATGCAGTTCAGTTTTTACAGGAAAAAGAAAATGCAAACCGTGTTTTCGAAGAGGTAAAAGCATTAAAAACTTTCGAACAAATCAAATCTGTTGTTACTTTAGAGCAAAAAGATATTGATTACGATAAGTTTATTGCGCTGGATAAAAAAGCATAGGGCAGAGTGCCTTGTGATTTTAATGTCATGATATAAAATCTTATTTTGTCTTATGGCAAAATTTAGATTTCAAGACTTGCTAATTTGGCAGAGAGCTATAATTGTAGGTAATAAGTTAATTGACATTTCTGAGAAATTAGAAGAAATAAAAAAGTATAGATTTGCAGAGCAGCTTCGAGGAGCTGCTCTTAGCGTATCTAATAATATTGCAGAAGGTTCGGGATCTAATTCTACACCTGATTTTAGGAGGTTTTTGAACTTTGCGCATCGATCTGTTTTTGAGAATGCTAATATCCTTTTGGTTTTGAATTTAAGGCTACTGATTTCTGACAAGGATTTGGCAGATTTATTAGAAGATTTAGATATTTTAGCAAGGATGATTTCTAGCTTCTTTAAAAGTTTGAAATAACAAGCGTGCTATATTGTCATGGATTTTGATGTGGTATACTCTTTGTCTAAACCAATACATAATTGAAATATTATTTATATTTTGGTTTTTTATTATTCACGAAACTATGGGGAACAGGAAATTAAAACTCTATGCCCTCTGCTAAAAAACTCATACAATGAACATAGATTCACAAGAATTCAGAAAATTTGCCGTTAAACATCAGGGGATTGGCGGTTTACACGTAGATAAATTTATTGCTCAGGCTAATCTGAACCCGAAGAGCATGACACCATATATCATTGAAGAGCGCCAGTTGAATGTAGCGCAAATGGATGTTTTCTCCAGGTTGATGATGGATCGTATTATCTTTTTAGGTGATGCCATTTACGATCAGAATGCAAACATTATCCAGGCGCAGTTGTTGTTTTTGCAATCAACAGACGCTGACAGAGACATTCAGATCTACATTAACTCTCCAGGTGGATCGGTTTATGCAGGTTTAGGTATTTACGATACGATGCAATATATACAGCCAGATGTAGCTACAATTTGTACAGGTATGGCCGCATCAATGGGAGCCGTTTTATTGGTAGCAGGTGCAAAAGGAAAACGTGCTGCATTACCTCACTCAAGAGTAATGATTCACCAGCCATCAGGCGGTGCACAAGGTGTGGCATCTGATATGGAGATCAACTTGAGAGAGATGTTGAAATTGAAAAAAGAATTATACGATATTATTTCAGAGCACTCTGGCCAAACATACGACTGGGTAGAGAAAGCTTCAGATCGCGATTACTGGATGACAGCTGACGAGGCAAAAGGATTTGGTATGGTTGATGAAGTGTTATCGAGAAACGCAAAAAAAGATGGCGAAACAAAATAAAGAATCCCGTTGTTCATTCTGCCATTCTGGCAAGCATGAAACGTTAATGTTGATTGAAGGCATGGATGCATTTATCTGCGATAAATGTGTAACCCAGGCCAATCAATTGCTTGCGCAGGAATTAGGGACCAAAGGGACAAAAAATATTCAGGAGGCTATAAATTTATTAAAGCCTCTTGAAATTAAACAACATCTTGATCAGTATGTGATTGGTCAGGATGATGCTAAAAAGGTATTATCTGTTGCCGTTTACAATCACTACAAACGTTTAAATCAAAAAGTTGATAAAGACGAGATTGAGATTGAAAAATCGAACATCATGCTGGTGGGCGAAACCGGAACAGGAAAAACACTTTTGGCAAAAACCATCGCAAAAATTTTGCATGTGCCGTTTTGTATCTGTGATGCCACGGTTTTAACAGAAGCAGGTTATGTAGGTGAAGATGTGGAAAGTATTTTAACCCGCTTGCTTCAGGCCGCCGATTATGATGTAACGGCTGCCGAACGTGGCATTGTATATATTGATGAGGTAGATAAGGTAGCCCGTAAAAGTGATAACCCATCTATTACCCGTGATGTATCAGGAGAAGGTGTGCAGCAGGCTTTATTGAAGATTTTAGAAGGTACGGTTGTAAATGTTCCACCTCAGGGCGGGCGTAAGCACCCGGATCAGAAAATGATCCCGGTAAACACCAACAATATTCTATTTATCTGTGGTGGTGCATTTGATGGTATTGAACGCAAAATTGCCAATCGCTTACGTACCCAGGCTGTAGGTTACAAAGTAAAGAAAGATGAGACCGTTTTAGATCTTAAAAATCTTTATAAGTATATTACACCTCAGGATTTAAAATCTTTTGGAT
This genomic interval carries:
- a CDS encoding ATP-dependent Clp protease proteolytic subunit (hydrolyzes proteins to small peptides; with the ATPase subunits ClpA or ClpX, ClpP degrades specific substrates), producing MNIDSQEFRKFAVKHQGIGGLHVDKFIAQANLNPKSMTPYIIEERQLNVAQMDVFSRLMMDRIIFLGDAIYDQNANIIQAQLLFLQSTDADRDIQIYINSPGGSVYAGLGIYDTMQYIQPDVATICTGMAASMGAVLLVAGAKGKRAALPHSRVMIHQPSGGAQGVASDMEINLREMLKLKKELYDIISEHSGQTYDWVEKASDRDYWMTADEAKGFGMVDEVLSRNAKKDGETK
- a CDS encoding ATP-dependent protease ATP-binding subunit ClpX — encoded protein: MAKQNKESRCSFCHSGKHETLMLIEGMDAFICDKCVTQANQLLAQELGTKGTKNIQEAINLLKPLEIKQHLDQYVIGQDDAKKVLSVAVYNHYKRLNQKVDKDEIEIEKSNIMLVGETGTGKTLLAKTIAKILHVPFCICDATVLTEAGYVGEDVESILTRLLQAADYDVTAAERGIVYIDEVDKVARKSDNPSITRDVSGEGVQQALLKILEGTVVNVPPQGGRKHPDQKMIPVNTNNILFICGGAFDGIERKIANRLRTQAVGYKVKKDETVLDLKNLYKYITPQDLKSFGLIPELIGRIPVLSHLNPLDKESLRNILTAPKNSLIKQYVKLFAYEDVKLIFEDDVLDFIVDKAMEYKLGARGLRSICEAIMLDAMFDTPTQTDVKELHINLDYAIEKFEKADFKKLQAA
- a CDS encoding trigger factor codes for the protein MNITQEKTGNLNAVVKIKIAPADYSGKVEKAIKDQAKKAQLPGFRKGMVPAAHIKKMYGKSILVEEVNNLLNDTLSNYIAEQKLEILGQPLPKMDDEREFKWDNTDDFEFDYELGLAPAFDVNLSSKDKFTEYVIKADKETLESRIKNIRRSYGKMTNPEVSADDDVLYTELTQVAADGTAVEGGITSTATIRLDQIKDKKILKSLIGLKKDDEVTIDIQKALEDAAVIAKALNISEEEAAELKANFKLHVKNVNRLEESDLNQEFFDKLFGEGTVTDEAGFRAKITEEVESMFKQDAERKLSNDIYEALLAKHTFELPDEFLRRWLKATNEKLTDEELTEGYDDFAKNLKWTLIENKIIKDNSIEIKYEDVVQAAKAKLDAQFRMYSPSPLPEDQLAQYAVQFLQEKENANRVFEEVKALKTFEQIKSVVTLEQKDIDYDKFIALDKKA